gattatatttgtaatccactctttgttgaatctaaagcttaaatgttttcaaatcttttaagtttaaagtgtttttcaaactaagtgaaaaacaacctgttgttttgtcgaaacaaccgattgttttatacttaggtgtttttgaaaaagtttgaaaactattttggatgattgacttgctgtcaaaccaaaacaatcgattgattcgctatttcaaccgattgtttgtttgaaatcctaacagaaacagttttgtttgttaaaagagctttaattgatttcataactgaatacgctcctgctttaaatgctttgaccaagatttgaatactacaaatagtttgttaatgttttataacaaataataagaaagaaaaacatatttgagtttttcaaagagttttcaagcatttgagtttgaactttgagctttggttattcaagagagaagtggaataggattactctgtattgatttcagttgattctataacagtgtaattcgttctgtaatttgtgtacattctggtgttgtaaagccaagaagggttgtgtgctcttgaggttgtcaagatcaacattcttggtgaagtgtgtgctgagccaaaggaagtgtgtgtcttgaggggatcaaggtcacttctttggtggtgtgtgtatgtaatctggatttgattacctagtggattccccagtggtttctgggaaactgaatgtagctcttgggttaagagtgaatcagtataaactgtttgtgcatttctctcttccttaaactctttaatttcagttgttgttatttttactggcataaacaaccgattgtttttctggtgcttttctgttttgagctttgttcttggcaaactgaattcctaaatctggtttcttgcaaagaatttcattttatctcaaaaagtttgcgaaaaccccctttaaaccattcacccccctctagtttaaagccatacattctaacactaCTTTCTTCTTAGCATGAATTCTCTCGGCCCCACAGTGGACGCCAATTGTTCTCAAACGGGATTGGGGCTCAGATAACTATTGAGATTGCTCCTCTCCTTCCTTGGTCGGTTGGTTTGGATAACACTTCAACTCCTCTCCAAGCAAGCTCATTCATTCCCTCTACTCGTTCCACCTCTCAGTCTCCTTGTAGCCCAGACTCAaatggtacctgcagaaggcactccgatGCTTAAGTCAGTTTAGTATTCGGTACTCGATAGTCAGAGCACTGTGTGatgacgtacctgattcttagaatctgtgctatttatattattttaatggatcTTTCTTATTGGGGCAGATTAAAGGATTTTGGTCACGTTTAGAAATACATTATCTAACTTTTAACTTGATTAGCTCGATTAATTCTGTTTGAGCTAATTGAATTTGTGATTTCGGTCAACCATTAAGAGAACCGAAATATTTCGTATGGAACAACCTCTTAATAAGAAGACGTACGAGTCTCACTAGTAAAGTAAACTAAGGGTTTGCAATTAAATCACGGTAGGTAGAAAGACGCATGAAAATAGAAGGTAAGACCATATTATGCTATTATGAAGTTTGCAGTTAGAGGATgggaataatattttataataattctaATATAATGGATTTTGAATAATCATTTTATAATGCTaaacaaaaaaagaatattttaattacaatgTTTACCTTGAGATGGTTTCACACATAGATTTAACTTTAAGAAATTCCTACAATAAAGAACTTATTCCccatcatacaaataattctgCAGTTTATTAAGTAGAAAGAATTGTGCAACATAAAATAATGAGTGGTGGGACTTTCAGCATCTCATGGAATATTTTTGGCGCAAGCAACATAAAtggataaaataataatttaataatcaaAATGAGAAAAACTAATATAACAAGATTATTGACATaattaaacaagaaaaaaatataaaattattagaaaacaATATGGTGGAAACAACTCCCGATGTTGCGTTCCCAATTGGATGACCAATAAATTTCAATCCCATAATATTGAAAGCTCCACCACATGTTCTTTTACATACagattaaatatatattgaaataatTCTATAATTATTGAACCTCTCAAATAGATGTCCTAAATTAGAATTTTCTACtctatagtaataataataaaagaaataaacaaagaaaataCTATTAAACCAAAAAATCAGTGgttttattaaagaaataagcAAAAGTGTTCATCAGAGAGTACCTTTACCCATTATTTAAGCTGCATTGCCCAGATCCAAACCAATTAGCTTCATAAACAACATAGCCAAGAATCACCAATCATAACACCcaagaaaattaaaactaatataattttaaaccaTGCAAATTAACCATAAAACTTATAATTTAAATCCTAAATCATACTTCAcataaactaataaaaatacCAAATCTAAGAAAGCATAAAGCAAACAATGAAATAAGTATGTACAATATGAATAAAAAGAGCGAGAACAACTCCTTATTAATCAAATCACATCTGATGTGATGAAGAATCTAACAAAGTACAATTTCTTTAAAGCGGAACAATTAAAGAATCATTATTCAAGCACATCACGTCCAATCtcattttttacaataaaatctTGAATATATGGAATTAAATCATGATGATAGATGGGTAACTGAAACCAAAAcagtcaaacaaacaaaatatctgATAAGAGCAGGTTTTCTTGAGACCACCACGAACTAAATTgaagtttctaaaaaaaaatcactaagaGGAATGAACCTGGATGAGTGAGTAGCACCAATACTGGGTATGAGACAGAAAACTTGGCTAAAGGTGGGTGCGCATTGGTTCTGCCTTCTCCCTCGTTGCTTCCCTTTTCGCTTTGCAGAGCTTCTTGATCAAGGCCATGGCCTTTTTTGTTAGGCCTCTCTAGAACCTTCTACGAACCGGCATTGAAAAGCTTGACGAGTTCATCGGTGGACATAACAAGAAGCGCATCGAGATCCACGCCTCTGAAACTAAGCTTCTTGAACGTTCTCTTCTTTGACAGCCCTGTTACCGCCACATCTACCATTCTTGCCGCTTCCTAGGTTTTCAACAACAAGAAATAGACACATCcagtttaattatttaattagaaattaaATGAGTCTAGGAAagcataaatataataataatttatgagaaaaaaaagaaaacgaTAAATTTTCATTTCTCACGTACAAGTAGCTTGCATTGCATCCAATCTGGAAAACGAAGAATAAGAACTATGCTTTGTGTGTAGAACCCAGTCTCGTTGTTCGCAGTGGTGATGCCATCGTTTTCTTTGTTTATTGGGTTTGATATTAGACAATAAAAGGAAAGTAGCACACAATAATGGAACATACAAGCCCAACAAAAACGATAACGATGCACACTTTTGACGGAAGGAGAAGTCACGAGGAAGAAGAGCGTGAGAGGGAtactgaaatttttttttttttgacctTCTTAGAGATTTTCTTTTATGTTATATGTGATTTAAAGCTGACATAataagattttttatatttacaaaattgtcATAAATGTTATAATAAATACTTAGATCGGCTGACTTTAAAATGGACACAATAAATctctttatatttataattatatcatatattttaaagaacttAAAAGTGGGTTAATAAGAGTCTCTTTCTCTGAACATAATTTACATTTACATAAATTACAAAATATCTTAAAATGTCATTACTAATAATATGTTAATTATTTAAAGTAtgattaaaacatattttacatGCTACATGTAAATCCATAATACTAAGGATCtaattaaaagatataaaatccAAGAAAAATTGATAACTTTTAATTAACTCTAATATTGTTAATCATACGTTAGAGTATCTTTACCAATGTCTAATCATTGTTAAGAATAGAAAAATCGAAAGATTTAGAATTTAGAGTTTAAAAACTAAttgaatgaagaagaaacactCTTCAATAAATCTGAACttgtaataatataaaaacctttatttcattttaattaatgaagttttaatttcataataaaaaaataagttattttaaaaaatagataaaatcaaaataatatttaaaatctaagataaaattagttttattttgatttggtATTATTATAAAGTAAATATAATCGCAAATAGTAGTTAATAGAAGTAATAGTAACTTATATATATTGACTAAGCGATCTATAATTCAAATTTTGGTGATTTActaatgaataataataataattcttctaaaattattgtattaattaattatatatatattacaagaaaattattaaataaaaaataagtttaaagataaaaaataattaattgctataataattaaattagaaactatattaaaaactaaaatgatttttaaattaatctttattgataaatagtttttaaattgatatataattatttaattctaaatttggtagaaaaactaattaaataccaatttagaaactatttttcaataataaaaactaatttagaaaccaataaatattttaatatctaaaatggtttctaatttaataactatagcaactaattattttttatctctaaaatttatttttatttaatgattttttgatatatatatatatatatatatattaaagttaaGTTATCAAACTATTACacgttttaatattattttaatagtatCTTTGGATGAATTTGTCATTTATAGCAGGATAATATTATAATCAATACTCATCTTTTACAATATTAAATGTTAAGATAAAAGATgattaaatatttaagattaatgaataacataaataaacatGTTCTGAAACATGAGATAAATTATATTCCAAAGTCTAAACAATAAATGATACATTGTTTAGATATTGTAGTAGTAGATAGTATATCAGCTAAGTGTTATAGTGGACAATTTCCGCTATACTATGTAGTATCATAAGTCATGTGCACAGACAAAACAATATTTACCTTGAATGATACATGTTTTGAGGTGACTTAAGTGTTTTATTGACAATAAATGcaatttaatattattctttaaaaaattttatGACCTTCTTTTTTCTATCTAGAAGTATACAATTCACTTGAAGATCTCTCATTGTCTTTCAATAGTAATTATTTGAAGACTCATATAAAAGCACTCACTAGGAACCTCTTTTTGAATACatgtacttaaaaaaaaattgtagctTTTATGATATACTAAGAGTGTATATTAGTTAACCAAATTAAAATGAACATTaggtttcatattttttttaataagattcTTCTTTTGGACAAATTCTTGATACCTCAGTGTATTAAAAACATGAAAAGACCAAGTTTGCAAAACATACTTGAAAATTAATACAAATCCTTGAAAGATTACTTTACAGATAAtgtttaaaaagttatttaaaaaatcaagtaaaaagaatatttaaataaaaagttacaAATGAAGGAAACATAAACATGTAATcctttataattattattgtaatttaaaagttatCTGATAGCAAAATATAATCTTAATAGTTGAaatgaattaatataaaatatttaatgcatTATTTTCctcctttattttttaatctaaaagttttttttcttcttctattttttaaacACAATTCAAACTCCACATTAATAGTTTTACGCTAACatcttaaaattaattatttaatttaattatttgttttacaCATTTGACTCATACGtacctatattttttattttacctgACATTATTTAATGACCACCTTTTCCAAATATATCTTTTTCattcatataatttaaattcaaaaatttatttaaaggaACCAAATCTATATCACAGATAAAACAATTGGTATGCAAAAATTACTATTTTGATAAGACAATAATGGATAAGTTTAACTTATCTTCAGAGTaatgaacaaataaaataattttaattaatcacCTTGAccaattatgtttttaatatttatcagAAAACATTTTTGTTAAGGAACGCCAATTAAAGCGTATTTATGTTTGTACGAAaacatgcaaaaaaaaaatactaattgaAAAGTTAGGAGCATTATGCCTTCAAGGTAAGTCATTTCTACTCCATTAATTCAGCCTTTGATATAACCCAAGAAAAAATTGTTTGCCAAAgttataaaacatttttcacttatattttaaaaaccttttaaataaatttctacTTGGTAATAATCATTACATAATTGTTGATTTTGATTaaattgcaattttttttttgaaaatttagacAAAGCATTTTGATTTAAGTGTAACACAAATAAATAGGTTAATACAATGCATAATAGAAATCAGATTTATtagttataatatttaaaagagagaataaatataaaataaagtcaattgtaatatattcaaaatagttaaaataggtaatgaaagtgaaaattaaaatagagtattatgtttattattgtaataaattAAAGACTTTGAATGGGTTCATGGAATGTAATAAAAACTCAATGAGAGTGAAAAGAAGTATTATGTCAAAAACATTTCAGTCagatattttttagaaaaccaacaaacatattaaaaaatctGAATATAAAGAACATTAAatctaaaaaaagttatatactTATACCAAAAGATGAATCCACCATATTTTGTTTTCCCCTCATTTTTGCTTTGGATGGTAGGTTTTCCATCTTGACAAAATTACACTCTTACAGGTTCTTGCACCCACCATAACCACATGACCTATGACCatgtcttttttttatattttttttcctttgtttttggGTTTTGGTATCCATGGACACCACCTATTTCACTGCCCCCATCTCTCTTTTTCCCTAAAAGCACAATCGGCTTCCTACATAAAGCTGGTTCCTTTCTTCATTGTCCCATTCCACTCCTCACTCTATACTCTACACTTTCATGCTCCAACACTGTCACATGGGTTTTCCATCTCATTTCAAAATGCCCCACAGAGTTATTCTGTTCCCTTAGCCCCACCTACCCCTTTTGATGACGCTGCTTCTGTTCTAGCACAACCATTTCTGCATCAATGACTCGCAACTCAGAGAACAGTAGCACCAGCTTCGATAATGATTTTGAATGTGATGGTGCAGATGGTTCTAGAATCTTGCATTCCTGGAACCACCGGAACCTTGATTCTGGACATGAAGGTGGTGGTAGATCGGAGGAATTAGCATGTACTGTGCCGCAGAGCGAGGAAACTGTGAGGGCTATGGTGGAGAGAGAGAGGGAGCATTTCCCGAGGGTGGATTACTTGCAGAGGCTGAGGAGTGGGAAGTTGGACTTGGGTGTTAGGAGGGATGCACTTGATTGGATTTGGAAGGTAATGGTTTTGATGTTCAAAAGTTCCCATTTTCATTCGATGAGCATGAAAAATAAACCATTTAATTGGGTTTTTTTTATCGTTTGTTGATTTGAGTGGATTATTCCTTGGTGGGTTAGGTGTTTCTAATTGGATTTGGGTCTTATGAAAGAGTTGTTTTTATCTGGTTCTGGTACCAGTTTTAATTCAATGTTGGTTTTCTCATCAAGTCTCAATTgccttctgcaaaataaaataaaataaagagaattGGTTAATGATTTTGCCTTCAATTTTGAATTTCCGAGTTGTTAAGGGAGAAGTAGCTAGGTGATATTGCCAATTCTTCTTAAGTTGATGTTAGTTTTCCCTTTTCTTTTAGAATTGAATTCTGTTTCATACTGGTTGAATCTGTGTGATGAATGTCGCAAATCACaatcttttttatttaactgGGTTAATTGTGTTAGTGAAtgactttttctttttataacgTGATCAACAGGCTCATGCTTATTTTGGCCTTGGACCCTTGAGTTTTTGTTTAGCTGTGAACTACTTGGATCGCTTCCTATCGATTTTTGACTTACCGGTAAGATCAATTTGCCTGAAAGTTTATGGGTGTGTtttactagtttttttttaattatctaatTGGTGTTTTTGGTCTCTTCTCTTGGTATTTTTAGAAAGGTGTAAGTTGGACTGTGCAATTGTTAGCTGTAGCTTGCTTGTCAATTGCAGCTAAAATGGACGAGATTAGAGTGCCTCAATCTGTAGATTTACAGGTATAGTGGAATCTTGCAATCTTGTAAGATAATTCAAATCTGATTTTGTTATGTATTCTACCCTCTAATTTTCCCATTGATATTGATAATGAGCAGGTTGGGGAACCAAAGTTTGTGTTTGAAGCTAAAACCATTCAAAAAATGGAACTACTGGTATTAAGCAAGTTGAGATGGAAAATGTGTGCTTTAACTCCTTATTCCTTCATAGACTACTTCCTTAGCAAGATCACTTGTGAGAAGCACCCAACAAAATCATCCATTGCAATATCAGTGCAGCTCATCCTCAGTATAATCAGAGGTATTCTCATTACTGTGTTTGAATATTTGGTCCTTTCTGTACTCTGTTTCCATTGAGGTGCCGTGAGTTTGAAGAGTGCTTTTTGGGAAACAATTGTAGGTATCGATTTCTTGGAATTCCGGCCTTCTGAAATTGCTGCCGCGGTGGCAATTTCTGTTTTAGGAGAATCACAAGCGAAAGATATCGATAAGTCCATTGCTGATCTCTTTATAGTGGAGAAGGTGAGTTTGCCTTCATCTTTTGAATTGATAATGGTGTTAAAATCTTAGTGAGCTGTTCTGACTTGTGTTATGTTATTTCCTTTCATTTTGCAGGGTAGAGTTCTAAAGTGTGTTGAATTGATAAGAGATTTGTCCTTGAACAATGTTGCTGCTGGTGTAGGCAGCAAGGTGCCTCATGTGCCCCAAAGTCCTATGGGGGTGATGGATGCTGCTGGCTGCTTAAGCTATAAGAGTGATGAATTAACAGTTGGATCATGTCTAAATTCTTCACATGATAGTCGAAATCCAAACACTGAGAGTAGCAAAGGAGATGGACCTTCTAATGGAACCTCCAAGTGATGAAATATGATTTTTCTTCCTTCACCAAAGTTCATTTAGTTTGGTTTGGTCTTGGAATTCCTTGGAAACATTCTCAACAAGAGTGTGCTTCGGATTAATAAGATGTGAATTTAAATGGGGTAGGAGGTGTTGACAGTCTTGGTTTATAGGCAGATTACATAAACAGCTATAAAAACTTAGAATATGCAGCTGGTGGAGAAATTTTGATAAAACAATGTTGTGGAGGCACAGGCACAACATGCCAAGCATGAATGTAATATGTGGAGGTGAGAACTATAATTATTGTCCATGTGAATGTTCTTAACTTCTCGTTTTGGAAGAGAATTAATACATAAAGCAATTTTTGATGggttgtttatgatttttgaaGGAAAAACAGAAATAAACATGTTGCAATTGAAGCAAAAAGAAATATCACCCGGTGCCTAAAAGTAATCGAATACTTCAAAAGGACTAAAATGTTTCATAACAAGGTTGAATTAGGTGGTTGTAATGTATATCCAAGAAGCTTTGTTGGGTCATTCTCAGTGTCTTGGATTGCGACCAAAATCTTTTGTGCTGAATATATATGAATTATGATGGAAGGCCTACCCTTGCTAAAGCTTTTGTTTTTTAGTCACTGCCACTGCCCAGTCAACATGCAAGTATTGGCTTGAATAACTTCACTACCGACCAAACAACactaaagaaaacaaaaaatactcACATCTGCTTAGTGGGACACGATTGACAAAGCAATAATACGAAAAGGATATAAAGGCACTTCCCTAGATTCGGGAAAGTTATACTCATTCACAAAATTTAGTTACATATATACATGTTTgagaaaatataataacctttatgatataattttttccatttc
The sequence above is a segment of the Phaseolus vulgaris cultivar G19833 chromosome 2, P. vulgaris v2.0, whole genome shotgun sequence genome. Coding sequences within it:
- the LOC137811332 gene encoding cyclin-D4-1-like, with amino-acid sequence MTRNSENSSTSFDNDFECDGADGSRILHSWNHRNLDSGHEGGGRSEELACTVPQSEETVRAMVEREREHFPRVDYLQRLRSGKLDLGVRRDALDWIWKAHAYFGLGPLSFCLAVNYLDRFLSIFDLPKGVSWTVQLLAVACLSIAAKMDEIRVPQSVDLQVGEPKFVFEAKTIQKMELLVLSKLRWKMCALTPYSFIDYFLSKITCEKHPTKSSIAISVQLILSIIRGIDFLEFRPSEIAAAVAISVLGESQAKDIDKSIADLFIVEKGRVLKCVELIRDLSLNNVAAGVGSKVPHVPQSPMGVMDAAGCLSYKSDELTVGSCLNSSHDSRNPNTESSKGDGPSNGTSK